From Symphalangus syndactylus isolate Jambi chromosome 21, NHGRI_mSymSyn1-v2.1_pri, whole genome shotgun sequence:
CAAGTCAAGTTCGTGTTAGAAATCATTTGTAATAGAATCGCAGAATGttgaattcatttaaaattagCAATTTGTGTAAAGAATTTTGTCATCTGTTTTGAAGTTTATCTTTTTATGTAGAGTATTAAAACTCCTATTAAAATAGCCATCATGGCCCTCTCACCAACTGCAGGACTAACTCTAAGGTACAAGGTGTTGTAGGATGGGAGAACCAAGGATCAGAGTCAAAGCCCTTCTCTAGATGAGCACTGTGAACCAGGAGGGTGATAACTATATCTGTGCCTGAGACAGTCTATCACGAAGGTTCCAGGCTGGGGGCAGTGCTGTAATTCTTTATAGCTGTCAGAAAATAGCTCAAGAAATCTATACCAATCTGCTCTCCCACATACAACGCACTTGTCCTCGTGTCTTGAATCTGCAAAAATGAAGAACTAAATCCCTTGATCACACAGCCAAGTGGTTTGAATCTTCCAGTTCTGttgttcttttcttctgtctTGAAAAAGGCCTTGTCAAATCAGAATGAAAAGAATGTTTTGAAGCGTGAGAAAATTCAGATTTCCTATGTAAAGCCTGGAGTTCATTAGCAGGAGTATACTTACTTATTTCAAGGGTCACTGGGTTATGGTGAAGAGCCTGTCTTTCTGCTACCCAAGTCTCAAACTCTTCACCTGAAAACAGTTTAGAAATGCCTTTAAGTCTATTAGATTTCTATGGAGCCTAATTCGTCTTTGTTGTGCCTTGTCTTGTGACCCTGTCAAGTCAAGGACCCTGCTTTGATTATGTGCTATCCCTTTTTTCTTAATCACTTTTCAGTTAAGTAATTGTCTCAGTTTAATTGGTTGTAatgattaaaagtttatttatattACACCAAAGTTTTCTTTTATCAATCACTTAGGTTctaactattttattatttacagctCAGTACAGAAATTTTACCCAAAGAAATAGTCTTTTTAGTTGGACTTTTTTTTATTAgactatttttattgtatatgtgCTAAAGctaaaatctaaattttggcaaataagtgaaattatttattcttaatattACAGTTAAGACTTGTAACAGgcattttatattataatactGAGAGGTACAATGTAATAAGTATTGGCTTCAGAGACTAACAGACCTAGGTTTGGATTCTGCATCAGGACTTGCCAGTCCTGGGACCTTTCTGAACTTAAACTATCATACCAATCCTATGCAGATTGCCTGAAAATTACTGATGTGTGAATAAGTATAATATTTAATCTAATGGTAGCTATTATTTGTTTTAGCTTTGTCACTAACCAGCTATGTCACTTTGAGAGAGCTATTCAATTTCTCTGTTCAGGTTCCTCTGATAAATAAGAGGAAAGGACTAGATACTTTCTACTATTTCTGTCAAAATTCAGGTAATAAGTAAACCCTTTTTACTGGTTTATTTGAGGCGTATAATTTTACATTAGCCAGGGttttttcatgttaaaatttTCCCAGGGAGTAAGAAAGGCATTAGTTGGAATTTGGACACTAATATGAGAataagttgacaaaaacaaaatgGTCATAGGAAATGTTTCGATATTGAATGTTGAGACAAGAACCTACagcaaaaaaaatcacatttacaagacaaaaccacaaaactaATAGTTTGATAATTTGGTTTAAAACCTTGTATTATAATTCTTTATCAGACTAAACAAGTGATCTTAGAAAAATTGCTGAAAAATTTTTATTGACCTGTTTAATCTTAGCTTAATCAACCTGTAGCAATGGGTACAGCAACATCTGATACCTACCTAGTTCTCTAGGTTCCCATGAGGATAAAAAAGAGAACTAAATACATTAAACATGATCACCTCTATACTTGTCGATTACGTCTGCTTATAATACATGTGCAAAACTGTCTATCTGCTTTGCAggggaaacaatttttttaaatgactcatAAGCTCTGTCTCTCATCAGTAGTcgcaagttttatttttaaattggtttttaCTTTGAAACAGCTATACTATTTTTCTaagtatatttttcaaaagcagcTTTATTAAGTCATAAATCATGTTTAAAAATTCAAACCATAAAGACAGCAACACAAAATTTGAAACACAGAAATATACACTTTCCTGTTTACCAATTGCATCAGAGGAGATATAAACATCTTTTCTCTTGTTTGTGAGTAAAGGGTCAAGACACAGagcagaaaaatttcaaaactaagTGCTTATACAGATCTTTCCTTATCTGAAACCTATGTACCAAATTTGTAGCAAATAACTTTTATGTGAAAATCAGTATTGTAGATGCGGCTGAAGATATGGCTAACTAGGCTCCCACTAATAGTTTTTCTATGATAGAACAACTAACCTGAAACACTTATTatgataaataataacaataataaagtatAATAGCAACACGAATACCTGCATTCTGGTGAGCTTTTAATAACAGGCTCTATGACTTGGGACTTTCATACATTATGCCTCACCTGGGAGTGTGCTTCTTGtattaaatggagaaaatatgtatgtaaatatagatatagtttggataatttgaaattttatgtaataaaacCCATTTATCATGGTCAATTAGCTCAAGAAAACTCAATACtgtttaaaatgagaaatcaacCACTTTTTAGACAACTAAAAGTATCAAAGCATGACTGACTTTAGAAAGGTGTCCTATTTTACTCTAAGTACTATGACATTTTGCAAAATTTCTAATTCTAATTTGAAATCCTCACCAAACCATGAAATTTCTTCAAATGTGGTTGTAACCTGTTACCTCCAAAGCATCCTTGAGGATATTTGCCACCACTCTTGCAACACATTCTATTACCTTCCTAACTACAGTAATACAAACTTTGAAACCTGGAAACATATACTTTCTCATTTACAAATGCATCAGAGGAGATGTAAACTCCCTTTCTCTTGCTTATGAGTAAGGGGTCAAGACACATGGCAGCAGAAAAGTTTCAAAACTAACTGCTTGTGTAGATCTTTCCTTATCTGAAACCTGTATTCTTCCAACAGTACAAAGCCTTGTTCCAGGcatgaaaagaaccaaaatacTGGTCACATTTCCAATTATTCCAGTAATCATCAGAGTCAGTgctaaggataaaaaaaaaaaaagttatattatttCTTACTTATGCAGATACtttgcacatttatttatatttgtatttttatttattattcttacaTGAATTGGGAAACTGGGACACTTAGGAAATAACAAGTAATTAAGCTACAGGGAAACTCCTAAACTCTTCTTAAACATACTCCCTCAAAAGAAGGTATAAGATTAATTTAAACTCTTACATCCTGGGAAAAGGATTAACCTAGCATACCAGAACAAGAGGGAAATGGAATGATCTTGAACTTTTCTTAAAGTAAAGTACTTATCTTCTTTAGGATTCTCAGAAGAACTcaggattctgtgaaaatctgACTACAGAATGACACGAAAGAAACATTACTTTGTGTGACTATGTTTTCAATATAGATGGCTAGAGAACACCAAAGGCACCTTTCAGAAGGGAGAGCTAGGAACCCTACTAACAAgtgacaaaaaaagaaaccagatatTGGTTAGAGATGGAGGAAGTGATAGCTGTGTAGCAGCCAGGACATCCTGAGGCTTATTccagctagaaagtggcagaattggccaggcgcggaggctcattcctgtaatcccagcactttgggaggctgaggtgggaggatcacaaggtcaagagatcgagaccattctggccaacttggtgaaaccccgtctctactaaaagtacaaaaattagctgggtgtggtgacactcacctgtagtcccagctactcgggaggctgaggcaggagaattgcttgaacccaggaggcagagggtgtagtgagctgagatcccgccactgcactacagcctggcgacagagactctgtctcaaaaaaaaaaaaaagtggcagaatttcaacaaaatattgaagaagaatacaAAATGAATCTGTAGtcaaaggtaaaagaaaatgaaaggagttGAACACGAAAGATCTCCATTTGGTTGTCGATATCAGGAAACACTACTGAAAATGATGAAATTGTATCACTTCACTCCTGAGTGAaatacacatgaattttgggaacAACTTACTCCAGAGAGAATCCCACCTTCAACCTAATGGGAAGGAAGTAGGAAGTAATTCCACCACTGAGTAAAAGTTAAAAGCCTCAAAGTTTTACTTTGCTTTTACTGTGGGTTTTGGCTTGAGGATCTCAGCATAAAAGCAGCTCTCTGTCTCTTTGACAGGCAAAAACTCAACTAAGAAGAACAATGACATACAGAGAGAACTATAAAACTAAACACAAAGGAAAGCTGTATCAATTGCAAGTGGCTACACGTTTTGCTGAGGCTCAACTCTGGTTTTGCCAGGCCAGGTCTCAGGACCTCAGCatcacctcctgcctcagcctggttGTTACCATTTCTTCTGGGAGGCTTCTGCTTCCTAGACCTTGAGAAGGTCTGGCAGACACAGCTTAGGAAACTGCCAAAGCAGAGTGGTGGTGATGCCAAGGATGTCACTGCAGGAGAAGAGGGCCTGGGCTTCTGAGCCACCAAGAGCTCACAGGACTGGATCTGACATTCCTGATGCATCACACTGGAACCCTCTTCCTGCAGACACTGTAATCTGTCCtgtaagtaaaagaaagaaattaaaaagcccTCAAAGACAATAACCATGTGCATAAAGATAAAAGGACATGACTCTCTGagccaagccttttttttttttttttttttttttaaacggagtctagctctgtcgccctggcttgagtgcaatggcatggtctcggctcactgcaagctctgcctcccaggttcacaccattctcctgcctcagcctcccgagtagctgggactacaggtgcccgctaccacgcccggctaattttttgtatttttagtagagacggggtttcaccatattagccaagatggtctcaatctcctgaccttgtgatccgcctgcctcggcctcccaaagtgctgggattacaggcgtgagccaccgtgcccggctgccaATTCTTTTATGTTCTATCTGGGACCAATGATCCCAGTTTGTTTCTCAAGCTCCTTACCCCCAATTCTTCCTACTCCAGGTGAAGAGCTGTCATTATTTTTCCTACGGAAGAGTGACAATCCCAGGATTTTGCCACCCCTACCTCCTGGAGAAGGTCAGGAGTATCTTCCTGGGCACTGAGTAGAGTTGGCTTTTTGTCTAcagcctcatcttcttcacttTGTGGTGGTGTTGAAGGTGTTGGAGGAACAGGGGAGCACTGGGCCtccattttctccttcttccttctttttgtccTTGTGGCCTTCTTATGATGCCTATACTTTTTGAGGAGTGGGTCTAGCTTTCTCCTCTGGACTGGAAGCATGCCGGGATCATGTGAAACCTCAGCCACATGACTCTCAAGTGTCCTCTCCAATGGTTCTTTTGATGATTTCACACTTCTTTCCAGAGGGTCTTTTTCCCATAGATGAAATCACTCTTCTGTATCCTGAGCATCTGCTGATGTGCTCAAGTCATCGAGAACATGTCTTGGGATAGAGATTGGAGATTCTCTATCTCTGTcattgatggatttttttttgacCCACTATGGTGACCCCAGCCAGCTTTGCAGGAACAAGGAGCTCACAACACAAGGACCAAGAGTCAAATGCTGAAGAAACTAGTTAGTATAGAGAAATCTTTCAAGTGATGTATCCTTAGCTATCATAGATACGAAAGACGTACTGATCTCAGATTTCTCCTCTGGATTTACTAAAGGAGTTCAATTACCTCCGGAAAAAGAGTCCTCAGGTTGTTCTTCTTGGCCTAAGAGATTTCACATTtcctaaaaagagaaagaaagtcatTGAAGTACTTGCTCCATGGACAATGGAGTTCCTTCTAGTCACACATAACCAAGTTCACAAAAACCTTACCAAACATCATAAATTCCTAGGTAGTAATTATATTTAACAGCTTATCAGAATGTGTATCAGAATTATCCAGCGTGTTTGTGAAAATACTCATTTATAAGCTGTACCCCAGACCTACTTAGAATCTCAAAAGCTGGATGTaaggaatttgcatttttttcctactAATTCAGGTGATTTTTATGCATCCTAAAATTTGAAAACTACTGCTTTAGAGGGACACTGAATCCAGTATTTTACAGGGCTATGAAGATgactgttaaaaaaataaaatctcacttTCCCCTACAGATATTTCCCTAATGATGTCAGTCCATAATGATATTTCCCCTCTGAAATCTTTTAATCATTATCACTGAATTTGGTATGTTATCCCTTATTACCTTCTATTTTAATTTAAGTTTGAAACCTTGTAGGTATATCTTCTAACTAGATTATAAGTTTCTCAAAGGCAGGGATGCTCTTAGACTTAGTGTTCCACTCTGGTTTGCCAGTATTCAATTAGTAAATTGaatgaatataaatatgaatagGTTTATGTCCCAGTATAAAATGACTGACGTGAGATGAGACTGCTCTGTAAGAAGAGTTCTAGAGTAACAATGTAAAGAGGACATGAGCCCTGGGAACAACCTAGTCCAACTCCCaaattttacaaatggggaagaTGAGGCTCAAGTAAGACAGCGACTTGCCTAAAGAtgaggttggcaaactttttctgtaaagggccaggcaGTAAATATTGGAGCCTCTGTGGGCCACATGGTACTATCAGTAGTATTCATCTCATATTGTAGCAAGAAAGCATTCGTAAACAATGAGTAAACAAATAGTCATAGCTatgctccaataaaactttattttcccaAACAGATGGTGGTCAAGATTTGGCCTGCAGGCTATAGTTTGACAACCTCTGGCTTAAAGTCCTACAACTAGTTAGCCACAAAACTGAGATTAGAAGTCAAGTCACCTAACTCCCAGCAAGTTCTCTTTCTACAGAAGAGCAGAAGACTAGaatgagaaagaatttttttcagtgaaaagAAGGGCTGTCAAAGAAAAGGTCAAAATATGCCTAGGCAAATAATACTTCTATGCTCTCTGATGACCCTTAGTCATTTACACAACTAGTCAGCTAAATTCTGAAATTGGACAATTTTCAAACAAATTCATAGATTGGCCTTCAAAAGGGTGAGGGAGGGGAATTAGGCTCCACATTTTCTGTCATACTTGCCTAGAAAACCATGCTATTCAGTCTCTTTTTAAGCAATAGAAAAGCCTACAGATAGATAACGGAAAATACTTTATTTGCTCCTCTTTCGAAATTACTGTGACCTGTGAATATGGTTCCACATTGCAGAGTCCAGGGATCAAAGTTTCAAGTAACTATCAGAGAAACATGGAAACAGAGATATGATTCCTAGGTTATCGAAGAAGCTAAAACTTTACCTCTTAAACCAAGATGCTCTTTAATAACAAAAGTAGTAAGAGTATTAAAGATTAAGTTGCCCAAAGTCTtgagagtatttttaaattagggaATTTCTGAGAACTTTGAAGTCCATCTTGaactttctgttctatttttacTCCACCTCTAACGTGTTCCTCACCTCATGTCATTATTTTGCCTTCACATAGTAGATgctgaacaaatatttgttgacttatAAATTGAAGGATTAGTGAAATAATGAATAAACCAAATGCTTTGAGAAAgtttcttggcttgtggctaTAGAGAATAAAGCAGGACTGGCAATTTCTGCCAGAGGATATTCAATGCTTTTTTGTTACCCTTCGGTGAAGCTAACAGTGCCTTCACATCGCAAATGTCAATGAAAgtttcatgaatgaattaatacatttgATGTAGGCCACTTAAGTTATAATTACCTGTCACAAAAGATGGTATCAAAAGAATTTATTTACTAATATATTAACATGAAATTCTTTATATTAGTAATTGGGTTTAGTTTAATACTGCTGGGAAAGTTTGGCAAAATCTCTGAGAGGGAAAAAGGCCCACGTAATATGACAGAATGCTGGCCCACCTTCTATCTGTTCTATAGAGGCAGCAACTATAAAAGCATCAACCACAGAAGCCCCCAAAGAGGTGGAGATAGGACTAAAAAAGGAGTAAATATGACAAATCCAAGCCTCAAAAAGTCAACCTTGCTTCTCCATCACCTTAGAAATGGCCCTGAGTTAGGCCTGCATCATGCTTCAAGTGTACTTTTACAAGGTTCTACTCTGAGTCTGGCCTCTGTTCTCTGGAATCCACCCTCCATAAAAGAGCTAGAATGTATCTTTCTAAAAGAAATCTGATCATGTGACTACTCTGACTAAAGCTCTGCTCCCTACAGGTCCTTGATGATCTGATTCCATGCCATCTGTCCAACTTCAACTCCAACACTCACCCTCAGGTATCTTATGCTGCTGCAGAAACAGACTGCTTGCCATTTCCTGAGATCACCATACTTCTATAAACATTCATCCTTTTACCTGCCATGCCCCTGCCCCTCTTCACTACCTGGCCTACCTATATTACCATTTCTAAGAAAATTTAGCTGACTTCCTCAggcagaaaaaaattgatttatattCTTGCCTAACATTCTGTCCCTGAAAATACCATTCGACTGAATTATAATAAGCTGTTTAAATATCTATCACCTTCATAAGGCCTGGAGTTCCCTGAGAGCAGGAACTCTCTAATTACTTGATCCCTAGCATCTGCATGGTGCTTGGCACCAGGAGGGCATTCAGTCAATGTCTGTGGATTTCAAAATGCAAGTTTTTATAGACCGCCTCCCAGAACCTGGGCTCTAggggccatttctcccctttatCTGGGCCTCTTTCTGAGGAGGACAAAGCTGAACAGATCCGGCTAGGCACTCAGAAAAGAGCTGCTCAGGTAGTAGTTAACACCACTGAGTCCAATTCTATCCTAGAAGCATTCTTCCACCCACTTTCTTATTAGAATCATACGAATAAGGAATGCTACCTAAGGAGGTCCTTTGGTCATTCAGACCCCTGGCTCCCCCACAGGTCCACTTCCTTCCTGCCTTACCAGATTTCTCTGTATTCCTGGTAGACTCTCAGCATGCTGTGGCCATCCCTACCTCCCTATGCTGGTCCATGTGGAGCCTCCCTGAAATCTCAATGATCCCTGGGTTTTCAGTTTTTAACCCAGAATCAGCTATCTCATCCCCAGAGAACACACACCCAGCATCTTCTGTTTGGTGTCCCTATCCTGAGGAACCTCTTCCCCTGGGACTAGATGTGCTGACATGCAAAGATGCTATTCAAACCACATGGATCTTTTACATAACAAGATGCAAAAGAGGTTTGTACCACATGAATCTCACTGAGTCTGGAACACATAATTTCCCTGGATTTCACACATTAGAAATAATTAGGTATATAAAACATATGAATTCACATCACAATCTGAGTCCATTTGTCTCCCCAAACCTGTTTCACTTCAACTTTctttgtgaataatttttttccccattttcacCTATTACCCTAGGCAAAGCTGAGAGGTTCACAGCCCTTAGATGAATTTGCTGCCTAAGCAGACTCAAAGCCAACTTAGAAGTCTTAAACGACAAATTTTTGGCCGCTGAAGTTTTAAATGGTCCTGAAGTAGAGACTAGAGAAAAATTCACTAATCATTATTGACAATGAAGTGACTTTCCTTCTTTAATGGGAAAGAAATGATTGGCATGAACCAACTTTGTTTCTCAGTGACTCGCTAGAGAATTAAATAACTGAAGCATCAAGCAACAATTTTCTTTGAAGATGACCTTTTTCATATTAAATGAAAAGCTGAAGAGCTagtctcaaaggaaaagaaaatgaataatctGTGAGGGCAACTATTCATTCCTGAGTAGACAgttaaaaaaaacagagagagagagaaagagactagaATATAATAGTAAACATCACAGACTGTTGCATTACAAATTAAGTGCATCTTCCATTTTCTGGGTAACACTTAGAGTCTACCATGAATCAGACACTGGAATAGGAGCTCTTCAAGATGGTTATCAAAAAACTTACACTCATCAACAT
This genomic window contains:
- the LOC129471079 gene encoding uncharacterized protein — its product is MLPVQRRKLDPLLKKYRHHKKATRTKRRKKEKMEAQCSPVPPTPSTPPQSEEDEAVDKKPTLLSAQEDTPDLLQEDRLQCLQEEGSSVMHQECQIQSCELLVAQKPRPSSPAVTSLASPPLCFGSFLSCVCQTFSRSRKQKPPRRNGNNQAEAGGDAEVLRPGLAKPELSLSKTCSHLQLIQLSFVFSFIVLSVCHCSS